A portion of the Cervus elaphus chromosome X, mCerEla1.1, whole genome shotgun sequence genome contains these proteins:
- the LOC122690265 gene encoding sorting nexin-18-like, producing the protein MDLLALYQGHLANFPDIIHVQKGALTKVKESRRHVEEGKMEVQKADGIQDRCNTISFATLAEIHHFHQIRVRDFKSQMQHFLQQQIIFFQKVTQKLEEALHKYDSV; encoded by the coding sequence ATGGACCTGTTGGCGTTGTATCAGGGCCACCTGGCCAACTTCCCCGACATCATCCACGTCCAGAAAGGAGCTCTTACCAAAGTAAAGGAGAGTAGGCGACACGTGGAAGAAGGGAAGATGGAAGTCCAAAAGGCTGATGGCATTCAGGATCGCTGTAACACTATTTCTTTTGCTACTTTGGCTGAAATTCACCACTTCCATCAAATTCGAGTAAGAGACTTTAAATCACAAATGCAGCATTTCttacaacaacaaataatatttttccaaaaagtgACGCAGAAGTTGGAAGAGGCTCTTCACAAATATGATAGTGTTTAA